The DNA window TCTTCGGCTCCCTCGCCGGCACCATGAACCACCTGCTGGCGGGCGACACCATCTGGCTCAAACGCTTCGCCACGCACCCGGCCAATTTCCCGGCGCTGGTCACGATGGACGGCATGCCGCAACCCGGCGGGCTGGCGCACAGCTTCAGCGACGACCTGCCCACCCTGCGCCGCCACCGCGAGCAGCTGGACGCCATCATCAGCGACTGGGTACCGCAGCTCACCGCCGCCGACCTGGCGCATGCATTCGAATACCGCAGCACCAAGGGGGACGTCTACCGCAAGCACTTCGGCAGCGTGCTGGCGCACTTTTTCAATCACCAGACCCACCACCGGGGACAGGCCAGCACCTTGCTGACCCAGGCGGGCGTCGACATCGGCGTTACCGACCTGCTGCTGTGGGTACCCGACCTGGAACCGACAAGTCCATGAAAATCGCCGTCTACAGCGCCCAACCCTACGACCGCCGCTTCCTCGACGAGGCGCGGCTTGAAGCGGTGGAAGCCACGCCAGCGTCGCCGATCGACGCCATCTACTTCGCCAACCGCCTGACCATCGACACCGTGCCGCTGGCGCACGGCTGCGCCGTGGTCTGCGTCTTCGTCAACGACATCCTCGATGCGGAGGTGCTGGAAGCCTTGCACGCGCTGGGCGTGCGCGCCGTGCTGCTGCGCTGCGCCGGCTTTAACAACGTCGACGTGCAGGCCGGCGAGCGGCTCGGCATGTTCATGGCGCGCGTGCCCACCTACGCGCCCGAAGCGGTGGCCGAACACGCGCTGGCGCTGGTGATGACGCTCAACCGCCGCACGCACCGCGCCTACGCGCGCGTCCGCGAGGGCAATTTCGCGCTCGACGGCCTGCTCGGCATGACCTTGCACGGCAAGACCGTCGGCATCGTCGGCGCCGGCCAGATCGGCACCGCCGCCGCCCATATCTTCAAAGGCATCGGCTGCACGGTGCTGGTCAGCGATCCGGCGCCGCAGCTGCAGCTGCAACTGGGCGCCATCGCCGCCCGCGTCACGCTCGACCAGCTACTGGCGCAATCGGACATCGTCTCCCTGCATTGCCCGCTGGTGGACGCCACCCGCCACCTGATCAACGCCCACAGCCTGGCGCTGATGAAGCCCGGCGCGATGCTGGTGAACACCTCGCGCGGCGCGTTGATCGACACGATGGCCGTCATCGCCGCGCTCAAGTCCAAGCAACTGGGGGCGCTGGCGATCGACGTCTACGAACAGGAAAGCGACCTGTTTTTCCACGACCATTCGAGCGACATCATCGACGACGACGTCTTCCAGCGGCTGATGACGTTCCCGAATGTGCTGGTCACCGGCCACCAGGGTTTCTTCACCATCGAAGCGATGCGCGAAATCGCCGCCGTCACCTTCGTCAACCTGGCCGCCTTCATGCAGGGCGAGCCGACGGCCAACGCGCTGGCGGCCCACGCGCCACCGACTTAGCATCGCAATCCTCAAAAAAGTGATCACCGGGTGCCGTTTTCCCCGGTAATATCGCTAGTAACATCACCCGTACGCATGACCGCCATGCGCACTGCGCGGTTGTGGCCGCGCCGCGCCTGGCTTATACTGCACTGCAACAATCCGGCTTTTCTATAACTAATAATACCGATCCACCGGAGAAGGTCATGTCCCTCGCTTACCGCGCCACCGCCGATTTCGCCAAATTGAACCACCCGATGCGGGTGCCGCTGTCGGCGGAGATCCACTCACGCCCCTTCCTGCAATTGCAGGCACCGGAAAGCCTGACCCATTTCGCGCTCTACGTGCAGCAGGATCAGCCCTCCCAAAAATACCATCGCGGCACGCAGCACCAGATTTTGCAGCAGCTGTGCACCCACTACGGCGTGGCCGGCCCGCATCCGCAGGCGCGCTACTTCTTCCATGACTTCGGGCGTTTTCGCCTGAAGTGGGAATGCCACACCGAGTTCGCCACCTACACCTTCGTCGAGCGCGGCGAGCCGGGACTGGACTTCCGCACGGCGTTCGACCGCATGCCGCTGCAGCACGTGCCGCAGGAATGGCTGGCCGGCCTGCATGGAAAAATCATCGTCGCCTCGCACGTCGTGCTGCGCAACGGCGATAGCGCCGGCGCCGACGAACAAGCCATCGCCGAACTGTTTCAAGGTAAATCGATGGTCGGCAGCAGCGTAGGCAGCGGCGCGGAAGTGTGGACCGATTTCCTGATCCAGCCCGATGGCTTCAGCCGATTCATCGTGCGCGATCTGGGCCTGCGCGAATTCCAGGCCGGCCGCCTGGTCGGGCGCCTGCTGGAGATCGAGAACTACCGCATGATGGCCCTCCTCGGCCTGCCGCACGCGGAGGCCTCGCAGCCGCTGTTGAACGGCATCGAAAACGAGCTGGCCGACCTCACCGCGACGCTGGTTCAGGCGGACATGCCGCAGTCGCTGGACGCGCGCGGCCCGGACGCGCACGAGGAACAGAACCTGCTGCACCGTATCACCAGCCTGGCCGCGCGGCTGGAGAAGCTGTCTGTCAACAACAGCTACCGCTTCTCCGCGTCGCAGGCGTATTTCAGCCTGGTGCAGGCGCGCATCCAGGAGCTGCGCGAAGTGCGCATGACCGGCATTCCGACCCTGGCCGAATTCATGGGCCGCAGGCTGGCGCCGGCGATCCACACCTGCACCTCGGTATCGCAGCGGCAGGAAGCGCTGGCCAAGCGTATCGCCCGCAGCAACGACCTGCTGCGCACCCGCGTCGGCATCGAGCAGGAACGCCAGAACCGCAAGATCCTGCAATCCCTGGACGCGCGCGCGGCCCAGCAACTGCGGCTGCAACAGGCGGTCGAGGGATTGTCGGCAGTGGCGATTTCGTACTACACGCTGGGATTGATCGGCTATGCCGGCAAAGCGATGAAGGCCGGCGGCCTGCCGGTCAACCCGGACATCCTGCAGGGCATCGCCGTGCCGGTGGTGATTCTGGCCGTGTGGATGGGACTACGCCGGGTGCACAAGCAGCTGACGGCGCGCGGCACGACGGCCGCGCAACGCCACGCCGCCTGATCACAACTGGACGGTGACCGGCTGGCCGGGTTGGTCCGGCTGGACCGGTTGCAGCAACTGGCCGCTGAAGCGGCTCGCCAGGAAGGTGGCGATGCGCTGCTGCGTCGCCTCCAGATACGGAATGTTCATGTGGTCGGAATCGGGCACGATTTCGTCCGCATGCAAGGTGCCGAGTTTTTGCACCAGCAGATCGGTATGCGAATGCGGCACCACATCGTCGAACGCCGCCCGCAGCACATAAGTCGGCGCCTTGAGCTGGTGCGCGTACTTCACCGATTCGAATTTATGCCGCAGCACATACTCCACCGGCAGCGTCCTGAATTTGCGCTTGGCGATCGCCAGGATCGAATCGTAGGGGGTGATCAGCACGATGGCGCTGGCCTCGCGCTCCATCGCCACCTGCACCGCCACGCCGGAACCGAGGCTGCGGCCGACGACGGCGATGCGCGTCGGATCGACATGATGGCGTTCGCTGAGCCAGTCGAACAGCATGCGCCCATCCTCGACGAAGTGCGCCTCGGCCGGATCGCCGTGCGAATCGCCGTAGCCGCGATAGTTCACCGCCAGCACCGCCATGCCGGGAAACAGCTTGCCGGCGTCCCGTGCCACCCACGACACTTCCTCCGAACGGCCGCCGAAATACACCACGCCTGGCGTTTGCCCCGCCACCAGGGGCGTCATCAGCCATCCGGACAAACGGGTGCCGTCCTTGGCGCGGATCACGACGGGGCGCGTGCGGTGGCCGGTGCTGTAAGGCTTGAGCACCTCGCGGCGGCTGCCGAGAGGATTAAACAGCAGCCGTTTCTGGTTGGCCGCGACCGCCGCCGTCAATCCCATCCACAGCACGCTGACAATGCCGGCCAAACCGGCGACTTTTTTTGAATTGTCCATCCCTCTACTTTACCCTCGTCTTGACTCTCTGCTGTACGCCAGCGTACAAATACATTTGCCCGTGGCAAACACCAAATGCGGGCAGGCCGGCTGTTTCTCAAGGTAAACGGGGCGAACCGGTATAATCGGCGCTTCGTTTTGCTCTCCCGCCCCCTATGAAACCGGCCATCGTCCTGCTGCACAGCTCCATGAGTTCCAAGGCCCAATGGGCGACACTTGTAGAACTGCTCACGCCCGATTTCCGCTGCATCCCGCTCGACTTGCTCGGCTACGGCGCCGCGCCCTATCCACCGGGCGCCGGCCAGAGCGAAGCATACACCCATACGCTGGCCCACGAAGCGGACGCCGTCGCCGAAGCCATCGCCGCCCAGCTGGCGCCGGACGAAGCGTTCCACCTGGTCGGCCACTCGTTCGGCGGCGTCTCCGCGCTGCACCTGGCGCGCCGTATGCCGGAACGCGTGCGCACGTTGACCTTGTTCGAGCCGGTCGCCTTCCACCTGCTGCCGGAGCAGGACGCTGCGCGGGTGGAAATCGTCACCGTCGTCGGCGGCATCGTGGCATGCGCCTCCGACCGCGACGCCACCCGCATCTTCATCGACTACTGGAACCGTCCGGGCGCGTTCGACGCCGCGCCGGCATCGGCCCAGGACAAGATGATCGCGCAGATCGCCAAGGTCAAGCTGGACTTCCAGGCGCTGCTGGGCGAGCCGGTCTCCCTGGCCGATCTGGCCGTGCTGACGATGCCGGCGCTGGTGCTGTCCGGCCAGCTCAGTCCCGCCTCGACGCGATCGCTGGCCGCGCAGCTGGCGGCCGCGCTGCCCAACGCACGCGCGCTGCAAACACGCGGCGGCCATATGGGACCGATCACCCACGGCGACGCGATCAACCCCACCATTGCCGCCTTCCTGCGCGGTGAAGACCTGACCCAAGGCTGACATGCAAACCAATCTCCCATCGCGCGGCGTGTCCTCGCTCATTCAACGCGGCTTGCTGGCACTGGCGTTCAGCGGCATTGCCGCCCTGTCGCATGCCGCCGTCAAGCCGGTGACGGTGGCGCCGGAGGTCACCGGAGAATGGGTCACGCCGGATGGCGCCTGGGATGGCCGCACGGTGCTGATGCTGCACGGTTTCGCCGACGACCTGAATGGCGCCGGGGACCTGAGCAAGCGCATGTCCACGCGGCTGGCGGAAATGGGAATCGCGTCGTTGCGGATCAACTTCCGTGGCGAGGGTGGCCGCATGCGCAGCGACATCGATTCGACGCTCGACACGCGGGTCGCGGACACCGAGGCGGCGTATGCCTTCTTGCAGAAGCAGGCGGGCGTCAAGATCGCGCACAGCGCGGTGCTGGGATGGAGTTTGGGCGGCGCCACCGCGATGGTGGTGGGCAGCAAGCACCCGGAATGGTTCCGCAGCATGGTGGTGTGGTCCACGCCTAGCGGCGATTTGTATAAGTACTTCATGTCGAAGCCGACGCCGCAGAAAGCGGTGCGGGATGGCGTCGCCTCGGAGGTGATCCCGGGCTGGAAGACCATCACCACCAAGCGGGCGTTCTACGAGAGCTTCAAGGGTGTGGATCTGGACAAGGCGCTGGCCGGGTATCGGGGAGCGTTTTTGACGGTCCGGGGCAGCAAGGATTATCTGCCGCAGAGGGATTTTGATTTGATCAGGATCGCGCCGGGCAAACCGGCGCAGGCGGAGATGATCGATGGGGCGGATCATGTGTTCAACGTGTTCGAGGCCAACAGCCCGGCGGCCAAGCGCGTGATCGACATCACCGCCGCGTGGCTGGCCAAAACCCTTTGACAACGTAGGGCGGATTAGGCGGAACGCCGTAATCGGCCATCGATGAGCCGTCGACGGCGCACCGATGGCCGATTACGCTTCGCTAATCCGCCCTACGTGGTCCGACCGCTCTCACTTGCCGTCACCGATCACGATATCGATCGTATTCTCAAACCACGCCCCCAGGTTGGGCGTGTGCGCCCGCTGCGCCGACGGTCCCAGTTCATGCGGCGGATGGAATTTGGTCCCTATCGGCAGAATCGCGTTCAGGAACGAGATATCCCCCGGCGGGAATTCCATATGCGTCGCCTTCGGCTCGAAGCCTTCGCCGCTGGCCTCCCTCGGCGTAAACACCCGCAGCGCGATATCGTCGCTATGGTTGACGAACCTGATCGGCAGATTCCTCGTCGCCAGCTCCGCCCAATACACCTTGTCATGGAAGCCCTTAAACTCCGGATAATTCCACGACAAGCCCGTGATGGTGTCGTTGTAATCCTTCTGCCACACGTCGAACTCCACACCCTGCGTGCGGTTCTTCCACACGCGATAGGGACCGCGTCCCAGCCAGCGCATCGACTGCACCTGCGCATCCGGATAATCAAAGGTCACGCCCAACGCATCGGCAGGCTTGCCCCCCTCCATACCGTAGGCGTAGTTCACGCTCAACGTGCCCGCCGCATTCAAACGCCAGTTCACCTTGCGCAGGTTCCCCGTGTATTCCGCCTGCACTACCACGTCGTTGCCATCCTGGCGCGCGGCGATGCTCTTCAAGGTCGCCTTCCCCGCCACCAGACGCGGGCCGTTCGTCAACGGCACCACGGTATCGCCCTTCTTCAGCGAACGCAGATAGCCGGTGGTCTTGTCGATAACGGCATTCAGCGCGCCGGCCTGCAACTGGAAGCCGTCGCCCTCTTCCGTCAAGGTGGCTGCACCTGATGCCGCAGTCGCCGGTTGCATCCGCTGCGCCACCTGCTGCGCGTTGGCGATCATCCACGACCACGTATAGATTTCGCGGCCATCGCGGTCCGTCGCCGTGAAGTACAGCGCATCCTGCCGCGTCCAGTCGGCCGGCAAGGCGATGCTGGTGGTGCCGCGCATGCCGGCGGCGACATCCGGCGCCTTAGCGCTGCCTTTGGCCACTACCTTGTGGCCCGCCTCGCTGCCGAACTTCACCAACTGCCAACTCAGCTTCACCTGATTCAGATTGCTGATGTCATAGCGGTTCTCCAGCGTGATCTTGCCGTCGAAGCTAGGTGGCAGGAAGGCCATTTCCGATAATGGCAGATACACCGGCGTCCAGATCTTCTTCACGGCGAAGAAGCTGCCCTCTTTTTCGCGGTAAGGCCCGACGATGCCGTCCGGCGCCAGATTGCCGGCGACGTCGATGGCGCCATTCTTATCGTCGCGAACAATACCTTCATCCGCGAACGCCCAAAGGAAGCCCCCGGCGCTGAGTGGATTGGACAGCATATCCTTCCACCAGTCGTCCAGGCTCGCGCCGGCGCCGCCATCGTACAGGCCATGCAGAAACTCGGTCGGCATGAAGACATCGCGCCCATGGAACAGCGACGCCGCGCAGCAGTTGTAGGCCGGATAATGCGCGGTATCGATGCCGCCGAAGTTCGCCCACGGATGGATGACGGGACGCTTCTGCGTATCCCACTGCGGATACAGCTTGTCCAGGTCGTGATTGAACCCGCCCTCGTTACCGTTGGCCCAGAAGACGATCGACGGGTGATGCTGATCGCGCGTCACCAGTTCCTTCACCAGCGGCGTCGAGACATCGGTGTCGTAGGATTTCTGCCAGCCGGTCAACTCGTCGATCACGTACAGGCCCACTTCATCGGCCACGTCGAGGAAGTGCGGGTCCGGCGGATAATGGGACATCCGCACCGCGTTCATATTCATTTCCTTCATCAGCTTCGCGTCCTGGTAGCTCAGCGCCTTGCTGCTGGCGCGCCCCGACGTCGGCCAGATCGTATGCCGGTTCGATCCCTTGAAGCGCACCTTGTAGCCATTGACGTACACGCCATCGCGCGGGCGCAGTTCGATGGTGCGGAAGCCGATGGTCTTGCTCACCTCATGCACCACCTTTTTGCCGCTGACCAGCTGGAAATTGACCTTGTAACGCTGCGGATTCTCCGCCGACCAAGGTGTCACCCTGGCGACATTGCCCTTCAGCTGCGCCTTGCCGTTGACGACTTGCGCGGCCATCTCCCTACCGAGCGCTTTGCCGTCCAGGGTGGTCACGCGCGCGACGACTTTGCCGTCGTGCTGGCCGGCCAGGAAAACATCGGCGCTGAAATCGCCGTTGTGGCGCGCATCGAGGCTGATGCGGTCGATATTATCCTGTGGTTTGGCCTCCAGCCACACCGGCCGGTAGATACCGCTGAACAGCCAGAAGTCGCCATTGCGCTCCGCGCGGTTGACCGACTCGTTGGCGGAGAAACGATTGACCGTCACCTCCAGTTGGTTGCTCTGTCCAGGTTTCAGCAACTTGGAGATATCGTAGCGGAACTCGTAGAAGCCGCCCTGGTGGACGGCGCCCGCCGGCTGTCCGTTGATCTTCACCAGCGTATCGGTCATCGCCGCGCCGAACACGATGTCGATTTGCTTGCCCTGCCAGTCGGCGGGAACGTCGAACTTGTACCGGTACATGCCGGTGGTGTCCGGCGCCGGGTCCTTTCCCCAATCGACGAAGTAGCGGTACGTGCCGAAGCCCTCCATCTCCCAGTTCGACGGTACCGGTATGGTCTTCCACGATCCGCTATTGCGCCCGCCGTTGACCATGAAATCCCAGTTGACACGATGGTCCTTGTCCGTGCCGCTCAAATACTTAATTTGCGTAGCTTCCGCAAAAGCCAGTCCGCTCAATGCCAGCAGCAGCGTTCCAAGGACCTGTCGCATCATAGTTTTTCTCCCAGACGTTTGCTCTCCCCGACCTTGAGGTTGAGCGGTATGACCTTGTCGCCGTAACGTACCTTGCCGGCGCCCTCGCCCGCCGTGCGGCGTATCGTCGCCGATGCCAGCTTGCCGTTCTTCCACGCCAGATCGACCTCGTAGCCGCCGCGCGCGCGCAAGCCCTTGATCGAGCCGGTCGCCCAAGCCGACGGCAGCGCCGGCAGCAGGTGCAGCTCCCCCGTCTGCGACTGCAGCAACATCTCGCACATCGCGGCGGTGGCGCCGAAGTTACCGTCGATCTGAAACGGCGGATGCGCATCGAACATGTTGGCGTAGGTGCCGCCGGCGTTGTTCGATTCCGTGCCCTGGCCGCCCTGCTGCGCGGCGCGCGTGCCGGGCTTCGCCAGCTGCCCGCGCAGCATCTTGTGCGCGCGGTCGCCGTCCAGCAGGCGTGCCCAGAAAGCCGTCTTCCATGCCATCGACCAGCCGGTGCCGGCGTCGCCACGGCTCTCCAGCGACTTGCGGGCGGCGGCGGCCAGTTCAGGCGTCTTGGTCGGCGAGATCTGACGGCCCGGGAAGACGCCGAACAGATGCGACACGTGGCGATGCGTATCGCCCGGCTTGTCCAGCACCGGATCGTTCTTCTTCTCTTCCATCCACTCCAGCAGCTGGCCCCAGCTGCCGATGCGCGGCGCGGCCAGCCTGTCGCGCAGACCCGCTATCTGGTCGCGAAACTGAACATCACCCAACACATCCGCCGCATCGACGGTATTGTTGAACAAGTCCCAGATGATGGCCTGGTCGTAGGTCACGCCGTCCTCGATCGGGCCGTGCTCCGGCGACCATCCCAGCGGCGCGACCAGGCGGCCGTCGGGCAGCACCTTCAGATAGTCCTGCCAGAAGGCGACAGCCTCCTTCATCACCGGATAGGCGACTTCGCGCAAATACGTCTTGTCCTGCGTGTAGGCGTAGTGTTCCCAGAAATGCTGGGCATACCAGGCGTTGCCAGTCTTGTTCCAGATGTATCCCATGGCGCCGAACGGATTGGACTCGGTGCGCAAGGTCCAGCCGCGGACCGGCTTGCCGGCGGCGCTGACGAAGGTTTCCTCCTTCTGCACCGCCTCGCCGCTCAGGTCCGGCGCGGCCATCACCACGGAGGAAGGATCTGCGATCGCCTTGGCCGCCGTGTCGGCGATCAGCTGGCGATACACCGGCGCCACGCCCTGCACGAAGTTCAGGAAAGGCAGCGCGTGTTCCGACAGGTTGGCCGGTTCCGCCGGCCAGTAGTTCATCTGGACGTTGATGTTGGTGTGGTAGTCCGATCTCCACGGCGGGTTGAGGTTGTTGTTCCACAGCCCTTGCAGGTTGGCCGGCAGCGAGCCGCGCGAGCTGGAGATCAGCAGGTAACGGCCATACTGGAAGAACTGTGCCTCCAGCTCCGGGTCCCTGCCCTCGGTCGTATAGGTCTCGATGCGCTGATCGGTCGGCAGTGCGCGCCGCGCCGCCGTGGCCGCGCCGAAGTCCACGCTCACGCGGTTGAACTGCGCCTGAAAATCCTTGCGGTGTTCCGCCAGCAGCGCCGGCCACGGACGCGTCGCGGCGCCCACCTGGGCCGACACGCGCGCCAGCGGATGCTCGCCCTGGAACTTCTTCTCCGCATCGAGCACATAGCTGGTGCCGGCGCCGAGTATCAAGGTCACGGCGTCGCAGCCGGTGAAAGTGATCTTGTTGCCGTCAATGGCGATGGCGCCGCCCTCGTTCTGCACCTGCACCTGGCTGGCGTAGTCCATCGCGTTCGACGATGCATCGCCCTTGCCGCGCAGCGATCCGGTGGCAACGATGCGATTGCCCAGCGCGTTGATCTGCGCGTCGTGCATGTCGGTCAGTTCGATCGAGCCGGTGTACTGGCCGCGCTTGTCGGCGGTCAGCCGCACCGCGATCACCTGCGCCGGATAGCTGGCGAAGGCTTCGCGCTTGAACTTCACGCCCTTGTGCGTGTAGCTGACGCTGTGCAGGCTCTGGCCGATATCGAGCCGGCGCGAATAGTCGGTGGTGGCCTGGTCATGCCCCGGCAGGTTCACATACACGTCGCCGAACGGCTGATAGGAGCCCATGACCTTGTCGTCGCCGGTCCACAGCGTGATGTCGTTGAACTGGATGCGCTCGCGCGCCAGCTGGCCGAAGATCATGGCGCCGATACGGCCGTTACCGATCGGCAGCGCTTCGCGCTCCCACCCTTGCGGCGTATCGGGCGCCGCCTGTTTGTAGCGCAGCGTCAGATCCGGGGCCGCCGTCGCCGCGACGACGACCAACGCCGAGGATAAGAACAGTGTGGAGCGCAGCAAAATTTTCATGAATATTTTCTTGTAAAACGAAACAAAAACGGCGGAGGCGGCATGTACCGCCCCCGCCGTCATCGAGGAATCATCGTCAGTGCGGCAATCAGCGCTTGACGGTGACCGCCTTGCCTTCGTAGCTTACCGTCTTGTCGGCGGCGTCGAAGTTGTCCGAGCTCGAAACACCAGGCTTGATGAAGCGAACCTTGAACTCGCGCTTGGCGACCATGCCCTTGTACTGGCCAATGCGCTCGCCGATGGTGACGGTGCCGGTCTTGTCGTTGTAGCTCAGCGGAATACGCGTGAACTCGTTACGCATGTAGGCATTCGACACGCCGTCATCCTCGTACAGGCTGAACTTGCCGTCCGCGCCGGTGTAGATGTTCAGCGTGATCGGCGCGTCCGGCTTCTCGTCGACGTACTGCGTCACTGGACCCAGCGGCAGGATCGCGCCGGCTTTCACCAGCAGCGGCATGCGGGTTTCAGGCGCCTTGATCGAGGTCTTGGTGCCGCCTTTGTGCACTTCGCCGGTATAGAAGTCATACCAGTTGGCGCCCTTCGGCATGTAGACGCTACGCTCGCGCGCACCGTAGACGTACACCGGAGCGACCATCAGATTGTGGCCGAACAGGTACTGGTCGGCGATGTTCTTGACCGCGTCGTCCTTCGGGAAGTCCATCACCAGACCGCGCATGATGGTGCCCGATTCGTGGTGGGTGGTCGCGGCGGTCGAGTAAATGTACGGCATCATGCGATAGCGCAGTTTGTCGTACCAGACCATCGAGTCGCGCATCGGCGAGCCTTCAGGCGAAATCTCGTGGATCTCGCGCTTGACCACTTCGCCGTGGGAGCGGAACAGCGGCGACAACGCGCCGAACTGCCACCAGCGCAGATTCAGCTCGCGCCATTCCTTCATGTCCTCCGGCTTGGCTTTGACCGCCGCGACAGCGCGATTCTCCTGCGCGGTGCCGGTGGCGCCGTCCTGGAAGCGCTCTTCCTGCGCGTAGCCGCCGATATCGTGCGTCCAGTTCGGGATACCCGACATCGAGATGCTCACGCCGGCCGAGATCTGATCGTACAGATTGTTCCAGCGGCCGACGGTATCGCCGCTCCACAGGGCGGTGGCGTTGCGCTGGATGCCCGCGAAACCGGAACGCGACAGGATGAACTGGCGCTTCTCCGGCT is part of the Oxalobacteraceae bacterium OTU3CAMAD1 genome and encodes:
- a CDS encoding DinB family protein, translating into MSTPEHFVLLARYNADMNRNLYAAAAKLPPGELTADRKAFFGSLAGTMNHLLAGDTIWLKRFATHPANFPALVTMDGMPQPGGLAHSFSDDLPTLRRHREQLDAIISDWVPQLTAADLAHAFEYRSTKGDVYRKHFGSVLAHFFNHQTHHRGQASTLLTQAGVDIGVTDLLLWVPDLEPTSP
- a CDS encoding 2-hydroxyacid dehydrogenase, coding for MKIAVYSAQPYDRRFLDEARLEAVEATPASPIDAIYFANRLTIDTVPLAHGCAVVCVFVNDILDAEVLEALHALGVRAVLLRCAGFNNVDVQAGERLGMFMARVPTYAPEAVAEHALALVMTLNRRTHRAYARVREGNFALDGLLGMTLHGKTVGIVGAGQIGTAAAHIFKGIGCTVLVSDPAPQLQLQLGAIAARVTLDQLLAQSDIVSLHCPLVDATRHLINAHSLALMKPGAMLVNTSRGALIDTMAVIAALKSKQLGALAIDVYEQESDLFFHDHSSDIIDDDVFQRLMTFPNVLVTGHQGFFTIEAMREIAAVTFVNLAAFMQGEPTANALAAHAPPT
- a CDS encoding DUF3422 domain-containing protein, with the protein product MSLAYRATADFAKLNHPMRVPLSAEIHSRPFLQLQAPESLTHFALYVQQDQPSQKYHRGTQHQILQQLCTHYGVAGPHPQARYFFHDFGRFRLKWECHTEFATYTFVERGEPGLDFRTAFDRMPLQHVPQEWLAGLHGKIIVASHVVLRNGDSAGADEQAIAELFQGKSMVGSSVGSGAEVWTDFLIQPDGFSRFIVRDLGLREFQAGRLVGRLLEIENYRMMALLGLPHAEASQPLLNGIENELADLTATLVQADMPQSLDARGPDAHEEQNLLHRITSLAARLEKLSVNNSYRFSASQAYFSLVQARIQELREVRMTGIPTLAEFMGRRLAPAIHTCTSVSQRQEALAKRIARSNDLLRTRVGIEQERQNRKILQSLDARAAQQLRLQQAVEGLSAVAISYYTLGLIGYAGKAMKAGGLPVNPDILQGIAVPVVILAVWMGLRRVHKQLTARGTTAAQRHAA
- a CDS encoding alpha/beta hydrolase; translation: MDNSKKVAGLAGIVSVLWMGLTAAVAANQKRLLFNPLGSRREVLKPYSTGHRTRPVVIRAKDGTRLSGWLMTPLVAGQTPGVVYFGGRSEEVSWVARDAGKLFPGMAVLAVNYRGYGDSHGDPAEAHFVEDGRMLFDWLSERHHVDPTRIAVVGRSLGSGVAVQVAMEREASAIVLITPYDSILAIAKRKFRTLPVEYVLRHKFESVKYAHQLKAPTYVLRAAFDDVVPHSHTDLLVQKLGTLHADEIVPDSDHMNIPYLEATQQRIATFLASRFSGQLLQPVQPDQPGQPVTVQL
- a CDS encoding alpha/beta hydrolase; this translates as MSSKAQWATLVELLTPDFRCIPLDLLGYGAAPYPPGAGQSEAYTHTLAHEADAVAEAIAAQLAPDEAFHLVGHSFGGVSALHLARRMPERVRTLTLFEPVAFHLLPEQDAARVEIVTVVGGIVACASDRDATRIFIDYWNRPGAFDAAPASAQDKMIAQIAKVKLDFQALLGEPVSLADLAVLTMPALVLSGQLSPASTRSLAAQLAAALPNARALQTRGGHMGPITHGDAINPTIAAFLRGEDLTQG
- a CDS encoding alpha/beta hydrolase, giving the protein MQTNLPSRGVSSLIQRGLLALAFSGIAALSHAAVKPVTVAPEVTGEWVTPDGAWDGRTVLMLHGFADDLNGAGDLSKRMSTRLAEMGIASLRINFRGEGGRMRSDIDSTLDTRVADTEAAYAFLQKQAGVKIAHSAVLGWSLGGATAMVVGSKHPEWFRSMVVWSTPSGDLYKYFMSKPTPQKAVRDGVASEVIPGWKTITTKRAFYESFKGVDLDKALAGYRGAFLTVRGSKDYLPQRDFDLIRIAPGKPAQAEMIDGADHVFNVFEANSPAAKRVIDITAAWLAKTL
- a CDS encoding glycoside hydrolase family 2, with protein sequence MMRQVLGTLLLALSGLAFAEATQIKYLSGTDKDHRVNWDFMVNGGRNSGSWKTIPVPSNWEMEGFGTYRYFVDWGKDPAPDTTGMYRYKFDVPADWQGKQIDIVFGAAMTDTLVKINGQPAGAVHQGGFYEFRYDISKLLKPGQSNQLEVTVNRFSANESVNRAERNGDFWLFSGIYRPVWLEAKPQDNIDRISLDARHNGDFSADVFLAGQHDGKVVARVTTLDGKALGREMAAQVVNGKAQLKGNVARVTPWSAENPQRYKVNFQLVSGKKVVHEVSKTIGFRTIELRPRDGVYVNGYKVRFKGSNRHTIWPTSGRASSKALSYQDAKLMKEMNMNAVRMSHYPPDPHFLDVADEVGLYVIDELTGWQKSYDTDVSTPLVKELVTRDQHHPSIVFWANGNEGGFNHDLDKLYPQWDTQKRPVIHPWANFGGIDTAHYPAYNCCAASLFHGRDVFMPTEFLHGLYDGGAGASLDDWWKDMLSNPLSAGGFLWAFADEGIVRDDKNGAIDVAGNLAPDGIVGPYREKEGSFFAVKKIWTPVYLPLSEMAFLPPSFDGKITLENRYDISNLNQVKLSWQLVKFGSEAGHKVVAKGSAKAPDVAAGMRGTTSIALPADWTRQDALYFTATDRDGREIYTWSWMIANAQQVAQRMQPATAASGAATLTEEGDGFQLQAGALNAVIDKTTGYLRSLKKGDTVVPLTNGPRLVAGKATLKSIAARQDGNDVVVQAEYTGNLRKVNWRLNAAGTLSVNYAYGMEGGKPADALGVTFDYPDAQVQSMRWLGRGPYRVWKNRTQGVEFDVWQKDYNDTITGLSWNYPEFKGFHDKVYWAELATRNLPIRFVNHSDDIALRVFTPREASGEGFEPKATHMEFPPGDISFLNAILPIGTKFHPPHELGPSAQRAHTPNLGAWFENTIDIVIGDGK